A single Pseudodesulfovibrio aespoeensis Aspo-2 DNA region contains:
- the thyX gene encoding FAD-dependent thymidylate synthase, with translation MPEKNLRVELLSMTPDALSLIYAAFRQCYHAGFVGDMWPRLLSGEIDRETQADFVRKTMESGHDSPVEHVSLTFAVEGISRACSHQVVRHRIASYSQQSQRYVAENDMDYILPPAIARIPEARERFERFMAEVQSAYSDLRAILVDHGRKAKANEDARFVLPQAAETKIVMTMNCRSLHHFFHLRCCNRAQWEVRAMADAMLAICKETLPALFINGGARCEQLGYCPESPKFACGKYPTRTPGQ, from the coding sequence ATGCCCGAAAAGAACCTCAGGGTCGAACTGCTGTCCATGACCCCGGATGCCCTGTCGCTCATCTACGCCGCCTTTCGGCAATGCTACCACGCCGGGTTCGTGGGCGACATGTGGCCCAGGCTCCTCTCCGGCGAGATCGACCGCGAGACCCAGGCGGACTTCGTGCGCAAGACCATGGAGTCCGGCCACGACAGCCCGGTGGAGCACGTCTCCCTGACCTTTGCCGTGGAGGGCATCTCCAGGGCCTGCTCGCACCAGGTGGTGCGTCACCGCATCGCGTCCTACTCGCAGCAAAGCCAGCGCTATGTAGCCGAGAACGACATGGACTACATCCTGCCCCCGGCCATAGCCAGGATACCAGAGGCGCGCGAACGGTTCGAGCGGTTCATGGCCGAGGTCCAGTCCGCCTATAGCGACCTGCGCGCCATCCTCGTGGACCACGGGCGCAAAGCCAAGGCTAATGAGGATGCGCGGTTTGTCCTGCCCCAGGCTGCCGAGACCAAGATCGTCATGACCATGAATTGCCGCAGCCTGCACCACTTCTTTCACCTGCGCTGTTGCAACAGGGCGCAGTGGGAGGTCCGGGCCATGGCCGACGCCATGCTGGCCATCTGCAAGGAGACGCTGCCCGCCCTGTTCATCAACGGCGGAGCCCGGTGCGAACAGCTCGGCTATTGCCCGGAATCGCCAAAATTCGCCTGTGGCAAGTATCCGACACGCACGCCCGGCCAATAG
- the dxr gene encoding 1-deoxy-D-xylulose-5-phosphate reductoisomerase: protein MKTYISPWPQSASLPDFPRRVAVLGATGSIGASALKVMARHPDLFRVTALAGGRNGTLLAEQCARLKPRIVGVLDEQTRRDFLARLPAGYAPEVLVGPEAFTALASLDDVDVVLSSIVGAAGFAPTLAAARAGRMICLANKESLVLGGHIIRSACHASGAVILPVDSEHNALFQGLMGHGSDDEIARLILTASGGPFRGCDASALKGVTREQALAHPNWSMGAKISIDSATLMNKGLEVIEACHLYGLPVSMVHVVVHPQSIIHSLVEYVDGSQLAHLGMPDMQVPIAHCLAFPRRIEVDVPRLDLARVGSLTFEEPDLAAFPCLRLAREAFDAGPSHPVVLNAANEVAVAAFLDGRMGFADIPATIGNALDRHQPMDVSTPEAVLGLDRAVREEIRHALWPDADSCLSLSKPR from the coding sequence GTGAAAACATACATCTCCCCATGGCCGCAAAGCGCATCCCTGCCGGACTTCCCGCGCCGGGTCGCGGTGCTCGGCGCCACAGGCTCCATCGGCGCCAGCGCCCTCAAGGTCATGGCCCGGCACCCGGACCTGTTCAGGGTCACGGCCCTGGCCGGCGGGCGCAACGGCACCCTGCTGGCCGAGCAGTGCGCCCGGCTCAAACCCCGCATCGTCGGCGTGCTTGACGAGCAGACCCGGCGCGACTTCCTGGCCCGACTGCCAGCCGGATACGCGCCCGAGGTGCTGGTCGGGCCGGAGGCGTTCACCGCCCTGGCCTCCCTTGACGACGTTGATGTCGTGCTCTCAAGCATTGTGGGCGCGGCAGGCTTTGCGCCGACCCTGGCCGCTGCCCGCGCGGGCAGGATGATCTGCCTGGCCAACAAGGAGTCCCTGGTCCTTGGCGGCCACATCATCCGCTCCGCCTGCCACGCCTCGGGCGCGGTGATCCTGCCCGTGGACTCCGAACACAACGCCCTGTTCCAGGGGCTCATGGGCCACGGCAGCGACGACGAGATCGCCCGGCTCATCCTGACCGCCTCGGGCGGCCCCTTCAGGGGGTGCGACGCCTCCGCTCTCAAGGGCGTCACCCGCGAGCAGGCCCTGGCCCATCCCAACTGGAGCATGGGCGCGAAAATTTCCATCGACTCGGCCACGCTCATGAACAAGGGGCTTGAGGTCATCGAGGCCTGCCACCTGTACGGCCTGCCTGTGAGCATGGTCCATGTGGTGGTCCACCCCCAGTCCATCATCCACTCCCTGGTGGAGTATGTGGACGGCTCCCAACTGGCCCATCTGGGCATGCCCGACATGCAGGTGCCCATTGCCCACTGCCTCGCCTTCCCCCGCCGCATCGAGGTGGACGTGCCCCGGCTCGATCTGGCCCGCGTGGGCAGCCTGACCTTCGAGGAGCCGGACCTGGCCGCCTTCCCCTGCCTCAGGCTGGCGCGCGAGGCATTTGATGCCGGACCGAGCCACCCGGTGGTGCTCAACGCGGCCAACGAGGTGGCTGTGGCCGCGTTCCTGGACGGACGCATGGGGTTTGCCGACATCCCTGCCACCATCGGCAACGCCCTTGACCGCCACCAGCCCATGGACGTATCCACCCCGGAGGCCGTGCTCGGCCTGGACCGGGCCGTCCGGGAGGAAATCCGCCACGCCCTCTGGCCTGACGCGGATTCATGCTTATCTCTTTCAAAGCCGCGATAA
- the uppS gene encoding polyprenyl diphosphate synthase, which yields MQSITAPTHVAIIMDGNGRWAKQRGLPRTEGHKAGTEAARAVVTRCRELGVKHLTLYTFSKENWARPKDEVRTLFDLLTTFLTREESSLKKQSIRLRVLGEIDDMPMAVRQTLKHVMRQTAKCEAMTLNLALNYSGRDEILRAARALVAKGTAPDAITEEAFAAELWTAGQPDPDLIIRTSGEMRLSNYLLFQCAYSEFYFTDIYWPDFTPDELDKALVELAGRRRRFGMTDEQLA from the coding sequence TTGCAAAGTATCACGGCACCCACCCATGTCGCCATCATAATGGACGGCAACGGCAGGTGGGCCAAACAGCGCGGGTTGCCTCGGACCGAGGGCCACAAGGCCGGCACCGAGGCGGCCCGCGCCGTTGTCACCCGCTGTCGCGAGCTGGGCGTGAAGCACCTGACGCTCTACACCTTTTCCAAGGAGAACTGGGCGCGGCCCAAGGACGAGGTGCGCACCCTCTTCGACCTGCTGACGACCTTTCTGACCCGCGAGGAATCGAGCCTCAAAAAGCAGTCCATCCGGCTCAGGGTGCTGGGCGAGATCGACGACATGCCCATGGCCGTGCGCCAGACATTGAAGCACGTCATGCGCCAGACCGCCAAATGCGAGGCCATGACCCTCAACCTCGCGCTCAACTATTCGGGCCGCGATGAGATCCTGCGGGCCGCCAGGGCCTTGGTCGCCAAAGGCACGGCCCCGGACGCCATCACCGAAGAAGCCTTTGCCGCCGAGCTGTGGACCGCGGGCCAGCCCGACCCGGACCTGATCATCCGCACCAGCGGCGAGATGCGCCTCTCCAACTACCTGCTTTTCCAGTGCGCGTACTCCGAGTTCTACTTCACCGACATCTACTGGCCGGATTTCACCCCCGACGAATTGGACAAGGCCTTGGTCGAGCTGGCCGGACGACGGCGCAGGTTCGGCATGACAGACGAGCAGCTTGCCTAG
- the rseP gene encoding RIP metalloprotease RseP produces the protein MLTSAIAIVLALGGLIFFHELGHFAVARLFGMGVRSFSLGFGPRLAGFRSGATEYKLSAIPLGGYVQLAGEQGEEEEDFPDDQLFSKRPPWQRLCVVAAGPIFNFLLAFLIYWFLALAQGQGVVMPTVGEVMPDSPALAAGLKKNDRIISIDGKPIDSWSEMVETIRAGNDTSLRFVVQRGDESLSLDVTPKVNTVKNLFGEEVTVPMVGIGQGGVIEYRPVDGVGAQIALVHTWTMSTVVVKGFVSIIERLIPVESIGGPIMLAQMVHNSAQSGFYDLLAMVAIISINLAIINLLPIPVLDGGHIVYFLLEMIFRRPISDRWKAAATRVGILILLMLMSLAIFNDVRRLLS, from the coding sequence ATGCTGACAAGCGCAATAGCCATCGTCCTGGCCCTGGGCGGCCTGATCTTCTTCCACGAACTCGGCCACTTCGCCGTGGCCCGGCTGTTCGGCATGGGCGTTCGGTCCTTTTCCCTGGGCTTTGGCCCCCGGCTGGCCGGGTTTCGGTCAGGTGCCACGGAGTACAAGCTTTCGGCCATCCCGCTTGGCGGCTACGTCCAGCTGGCCGGAGAACAGGGCGAAGAGGAAGAGGACTTCCCGGACGACCAGCTCTTTTCCAAACGGCCCCCCTGGCAGCGGCTGTGCGTGGTGGCCGCCGGTCCCATCTTCAATTTCCTGCTCGCCTTCCTCATCTACTGGTTCCTGGCCCTGGCCCAGGGCCAGGGAGTGGTCATGCCCACGGTGGGCGAGGTCATGCCAGACAGCCCGGCCCTTGCCGCCGGCCTCAAGAAGAACGACCGGATCATCAGCATTGACGGCAAGCCCATTGATTCGTGGTCTGAAATGGTCGAGACCATCCGGGCTGGCAACGACACCTCCCTGCGCTTTGTGGTGCAGCGCGGCGACGAGTCGCTGAGCCTGGACGTGACCCCAAAGGTGAACACAGTCAAGAACCTGTTCGGCGAGGAAGTGACCGTGCCCATGGTCGGCATCGGCCAGGGCGGGGTCATCGAATACCGGCCCGTGGACGGCGTGGGGGCGCAGATCGCCCTGGTCCACACCTGGACCATGTCCACGGTGGTGGTCAAGGGGTTCGTCAGCATCATCGAGCGGCTCATTCCGGTGGAGTCCATCGGCGGCCCCATCATGCTCGCCCAGATGGTCCACAACAGCGCCCAGTCCGGGTTCTACGACCTGCTGGCCATGGTGGCCATCATCTCCATCAACCTGGCCATCATCAACCTGCTGCCCATCCCGGTGCTCGACGGCGGACACATCGTCTATTTCCTGCTGGAAATGATCTTCCGCCGCCCCATCAGCGACCGTTGGAAGGCGGCAGCCACCCGCGTCGGCATCCTCATCCTGCTGATGCTCATGAGTCTGGCCATTTTCAATGACGTTCGCCGCCTGCTCTCATAA
- the tsaB gene encoding tRNA (adenosine(37)-N6)-threonylcarbamoyltransferase complex dimerization subunit type 1 TsaB, which produces MTFAACSHKPHGLTLAMAGAEQRLQFVLGEPTADGWVLLASREWTVPGQSLRFLVPGLKETLDGFGITAQTIDRIACVRGPGSFTGLRLLLAAAQGMSAGTGAQLAGIDYLPLLAAGPGPLLDTALHVLTYARRGLVYLQSFDAPSLAPLSPLSSCTLAEAAQRMASLGNTAHLMGSGLRRNPDFFASLVAETPGFSLLPARWDTPSCDQLLDAAQTARYQTDPLEPAYVRPSDAETNLPQLARKRGLDPDEMDQRLKTLRQKQA; this is translated from the coding sequence ATGACGTTCGCCGCCTGCTCTCATAAGCCGCACGGCCTGACCCTGGCCATGGCCGGGGCCGAACAGCGCCTCCAGTTCGTCCTGGGAGAGCCGACAGCGGACGGATGGGTTCTGCTCGCCTCCCGCGAGTGGACCGTGCCGGGGCAGTCGCTGCGCTTCCTGGTGCCGGGCCTCAAGGAGACGCTGGACGGATTCGGCATCACCGCCCAGACCATCGACCGCATCGCCTGCGTGCGCGGCCCTGGAAGCTTCACCGGGTTGCGCCTGCTCCTGGCCGCTGCCCAGGGCATGAGCGCGGGCACGGGCGCGCAGTTGGCCGGGATCGACTACCTGCCCCTGCTGGCCGCAGGCCCCGGCCCGCTCCTCGACACCGCGCTCCACGTCCTGACCTATGCCCGGCGCGGACTGGTCTACCTCCAGAGCTTTGACGCCCCTTCCCTTGCCCCGCTCTCGCCCCTGTCCTCCTGCACCCTGGCCGAGGCGGCGCAGCGCATGGCCTCCCTGGGCAACACGGCCCACCTCATGGGCAGCGGATTGCGCAGGAATCCGGATTTCTTCGCCAGCCTCGTGGCCGAAACCCCAGGCTTCAGCCTGCTCCCGGCCCGATGGGACACCCCCTCCTGCGATCAACTCCTCGACGCGGCCCAAACAGCCCGCTACCAGACCGACCCCTTGGAACCGGCCTATGTGCGGCCTTCGGACGCCGAGACCAACCTGCCTCAGCTCGCCCGGAAACGCGGCCTCGACCCGGACGAGATGGACCAGCGACTCAAGACGCTCAGACAGAAACAAGCCTGA
- the rpsB gene encoding 30S ribosomal protein S2, which translates to MAYVTMKQMLETGVHFGHQTRRWNPKMRPFIFGARNGIHIMDLQQTVKMFATAHDFIVNTAAKGGKVLFIGTKRQAQEAVTQEAQRAGMFYVTHRWMGGTLTNFQTIKKSIDRLKTLEQMFEDGSISRYTKKEAVGMNREVKKLNLALGGIKDMNDAPKAAFVIDPKREHIAIMECRKLGIPVVAVVDSNCDPDMVDYIIPGNDDAIRAIKLFAAHMADACLEGAAMQKDFSKGPDESKPAPKAETATEEKAEAFAEAAAEEK; encoded by the coding sequence ATGGCTTACGTTACTATGAAGCAGATGCTGGAGACCGGCGTCCACTTCGGCCACCAGACCCGCCGTTGGAACCCCAAAATGCGCCCGTTCATCTTCGGCGCACGCAACGGCATCCACATCATGGACCTGCAGCAGACCGTCAAGATGTTTGCCACGGCCCACGATTTCATCGTCAACACCGCTGCCAAGGGCGGCAAGGTGCTGTTCATCGGCACCAAGCGCCAGGCCCAGGAGGCAGTCACCCAGGAAGCCCAGCGCGCAGGGATGTTCTACGTCACCCACCGCTGGATGGGCGGCACCCTGACCAACTTCCAGACCATCAAGAAGTCCATCGACCGCCTCAAGACCCTTGAGCAGATGTTTGAGGACGGTTCCATCTCCCGCTACACCAAGAAGGAAGCCGTGGGCATGAACCGCGAGGTCAAGAAGCTCAACCTCGCCCTGGGCGGCATCAAGGACATGAACGACGCGCCCAAGGCCGCCTTTGTCATTGATCCCAAGCGCGAGCACATCGCCATCATGGAATGCCGCAAGCTCGGCATCCCGGTTGTGGCCGTAGTCGACTCCAACTGCGATCCCGACATGGTCGACTACATCATCCCCGGCAACGACGACGCCATCCGCGCCATCAAGCTGTTCGCCGCCCACATGGCCGATGCCTGCCTCGAAGGCGCCGCCATGCAGAAGGATTTTTCCAAGGGCCCGGACGAGTCCAAGCCCGCTCCCAAAGCTGAAACCGCAACCGAAGAAAAAGCCGAGGCTTTTGCCGAGGCCGCTGCCGAGGAGAAGTAA
- the frr gene encoding ribosome recycling factor translates to MQSVLNDGKKRMAGAISALEKDFSKLRTGRATTALVDTIVVDYYGTPTPINQLSSVSVPDAKSITIQPWDRGAFGAVEKAIQTSDLGLNPVNDGKIIRISIPPLTEERRKELVKVAKKYTEECKIAIRNVRRDLNDSLKKLEKDKAISEDELKKGEADVQKLTDDFVKQSEGVLVAKEKEILEI, encoded by the coding sequence ATGCAATCCGTGCTCAATGATGGCAAGAAACGCATGGCCGGAGCCATAAGCGCCCTGGAGAAAGACTTCTCCAAGCTGCGCACCGGGCGCGCCACCACGGCCCTGGTCGACACCATAGTGGTCGATTACTACGGCACGCCGACGCCCATCAACCAGCTGTCCTCGGTCTCCGTGCCCGATGCCAAGAGCATCACCATCCAGCCCTGGGACAGGGGCGCCTTCGGCGCGGTGGAAAAAGCCATCCAGACCTCGGACCTGGGACTCAACCCGGTCAACGACGGCAAGATCATCCGCATCTCCATCCCGCCCCTGACCGAGGAGCGGCGCAAAGAGCTGGTCAAGGTCGCCAAGAAATACACCGAGGAATGCAAGATCGCCATCCGCAACGTCCGCCGCGACCTGAACGACAGCCTGAAAAAGCTGGAAAAGGACAAGGCGATCAGCGAGGATGAGCTCAAGAAGGGCGAGGCCGACGTGCAGAAGCTGACCGACGACTTCGTCAAGCAGAGCGAAGGCGTGCTGGTGGCCAAGGAAAAAGAAATCCTGGAAATCTAA
- the pyrH gene encoding UMP kinase codes for MDNVRYSRILLKLSGEALAGEQKFGIEPEAIGQFAKEIAEVAATGLQVALVIGGGNIFRGMAASAKGMERAQADYMGMLATVMNALAVQDALEKNGCSTRVMTAFSMAEVAEPYIRRRAIRHLEKGRVVICAAGTGNPYFTTDSAAALRALELKCDAIFKATKVDGVYDKDPAKFPDAVRYETVTYLETLEKRLGVMDSTAISMARDNNLPIIVFNLYKEGNIRKAANGETIGTTVQGGN; via the coding sequence ATGGACAACGTGCGGTATTCGCGGATATTGCTGAAACTCAGCGGCGAGGCCCTGGCCGGGGAACAGAAATTCGGCATCGAACCCGAGGCCATCGGCCAGTTCGCCAAAGAGATCGCCGAGGTGGCGGCCACCGGGCTTCAGGTGGCCCTGGTCATCGGCGGCGGCAACATCTTCCGGGGCATGGCCGCCAGCGCCAAGGGCATGGAACGGGCGCAGGCCGACTACATGGGCATGCTGGCCACGGTCATGAACGCCCTGGCCGTGCAGGACGCCCTGGAAAAGAACGGTTGCAGCACCCGCGTCATGACCGCCTTCAGCATGGCCGAGGTGGCCGAGCCCTATATCCGCAGGCGCGCCATCAGGCATCTGGAAAAGGGCCGCGTGGTCATCTGCGCGGCAGGCACCGGCAACCCCTACTTCACCACCGACAGCGCGGCTGCCCTGCGGGCGCTGGAACTCAAGTGCGACGCCATCTTCAAGGCCACCAAGGTGGACGGCGTGTACGACAAGGACCCCGCCAAATTCCCCGATGCCGTCAGATACGAAACCGTCACCTATCTGGAAACCCTGGAAAAGCGGCTGGGGGTCATGGACTCCACGGCCATCTCCATGGCACGTGACAACAACCTGCCGATCATCGTCTTCAACCTGTACAAGGAAGGCAACATCCGCAAGGCTGCCAACGGCGAAACCATAGGAACGACCGTCCAAGGAGGAAACTGA
- the tsf gene encoding translation elongation factor Ts, whose protein sequence is MGITASQVKELREKTGAGMMDCKKALVESGGDEEKAVMYLREKGLSKAAKKAGRATSEGLVTPYVSADGKTVVLSELMCETDFVAKNEDFQSFAQALSKKIAGLGVTTGTAADLPAEVADVTDLIAKLGENMGVGRFAKVATDGVIGVYIHSNNKLGTMVELKGSADEALAKDIAMHVAAMNPACISPKELSQDTLDKEKELYTKQALDEGKPAAIAEKIVMGRLTKFYKEVCLLEQVFIKDDKKAIKDLLGKAEIASFHRLALGEGAAKNADSDD, encoded by the coding sequence ATGGGTATTACCGCATCCCAGGTCAAGGAACTGCGCGAGAAGACCGGCGCAGGCATGATGGACTGCAAGAAGGCGCTGGTCGAATCCGGCGGCGACGAGGAAAAGGCCGTCATGTACCTGCGCGAGAAGGGCTTGTCCAAGGCTGCCAAAAAGGCCGGACGCGCCACCTCCGAGGGTCTGGTCACTCCCTACGTCTCTGCCGACGGCAAGACCGTGGTCCTCTCCGAGCTCATGTGCGAGACCGACTTCGTGGCCAAGAACGAGGACTTCCAGTCCTTTGCCCAGGCCCTGTCCAAGAAGATCGCCGGGCTTGGCGTGACCACCGGCACGGCGGCAGATCTGCCCGCCGAGGTGGCCGACGTGACCGACCTCATCGCCAAGCTGGGCGAGAACATGGGCGTGGGCCGTTTCGCCAAGGTCGCCACCGACGGCGTGATCGGCGTCTACATCCACTCCAACAACAAGCTCGGCACCATGGTCGAGCTCAAGGGTTCTGCCGACGAGGCGCTGGCCAAGGACATAGCCATGCATGTCGCGGCCATGAACCCCGCCTGCATCAGCCCCAAGGAATTGTCCCAGGACACCCTGGACAAGGAAAAGGAACTGTACACCAAGCAGGCCCTGGACGAGGGCAAGCCCGCCGCCATCGCCGAGAAGATCGTCATGGGCCGCCTGACCAAGTTCTACAAGGAAGTGTGTCTGCTTGAGCAGGTCTTCATCAAGGACGACAAGAAAGCCATCAAGGACCTGCTCGGCAAGGCCGAGATCGCAAGCTTCCACCGATTGGCGCTAGGCGAAGGCGCAGCCAAAAACGCCGACAGCGACGACTAA
- the dnaA gene encoding chromosomal replication initiator protein DnaA: protein MMKAAWMQIRTSLEKSLNPGLFAVWIKPLDGVVEGGRLTLSAPNDFVANWVRDRLLQVIREAAAEVMGGDPKITIVANLEKAAKPVAPVGRAVAAEPRATHLGLPIVEGPRPIPVHNWRFSFDDFVVGPSNELACAASKSLCDSAFSSDHLFLSSGPGLGKTHLLHSVGNQLCRAANRKNLKVACLSSEDFATRMVLAIKSRQVDVFKAQFRENLDVLLLEDVHFFQGKEKMQEELLCTLTALRERGCKVLLTSSFMPKEFSGVDNRLVSRFCSGFLAHINRPDLETRRRIVLEKARKLQVSVPVEVSELLAERITTDIRQLESCLSNLVLKARLLNRAVTLNLAWEVLDNYAVYNSAPDFFNIVEFICKSYDLSEDELKSKSRKRQVVLARNTAFYLARKHTELSLKDIGDKLGRRHSTVLKGITKVEREISLQTPLGRQIEQTADRLTP from the coding sequence ATGATGAAAGCTGCCTGGATGCAAATACGTACTTCTCTTGAAAAGAGTCTCAACCCCGGATTGTTCGCCGTGTGGATCAAACCGCTCGACGGCGTTGTCGAGGGCGGCAGGCTGACCTTGAGCGCCCCCAACGACTTTGTGGCCAACTGGGTGCGCGACCGTTTGCTCCAGGTCATACGGGAGGCCGCTGCCGAGGTCATGGGCGGCGATCCGAAGATCACCATCGTGGCGAACCTGGAAAAGGCGGCCAAACCGGTTGCCCCGGTTGGCAGAGCCGTGGCCGCAGAGCCGCGGGCCACCCACCTGGGGCTGCCCATTGTCGAGGGACCGCGACCGATCCCGGTCCACAACTGGCGCTTCTCCTTTGACGACTTCGTGGTCGGCCCGTCCAACGAACTGGCCTGCGCGGCCAGCAAGAGCCTGTGCGACAGCGCCTTTTCCTCGGATCACCTCTTTTTGAGTTCCGGCCCCGGCCTGGGCAAGACGCACCTGCTCCACTCGGTGGGCAACCAGTTGTGCCGGGCGGCCAATCGGAAAAACCTCAAAGTCGCCTGTCTGTCGTCCGAGGATTTCGCCACCCGCATGGTGCTGGCCATCAAATCCCGGCAGGTGGACGTGTTCAAGGCGCAGTTCCGCGAGAATCTCGATGTGTTGCTCCTTGAGGACGTCCACTTCTTTCAGGGCAAGGAGAAGATGCAGGAGGAGCTGCTATGCACCCTCACGGCCCTGCGCGAGCGCGGGTGCAAGGTGCTCCTGACCAGTTCCTTCATGCCCAAGGAATTCTCCGGCGTGGACAACCGTCTTGTCTCCCGGTTCTGCTCCGGGTTCCTGGCCCATATCAACCGTCCGGATCTTGAGACCCGCCGCCGCATCGTCCTCGAAAAGGCGCGCAAGCTCCAGGTGTCGGTCCCGGTGGAGGTCTCCGAACTGCTGGCCGAGCGGATCACCACGGATATCCGCCAGCTTGAGAGCTGCCTGAGCAACCTGGTCCTCAAGGCGCGACTGCTCAACCGGGCCGTGACCCTGAACCTGGCCTGGGAAGTGCTCGACAACTACGCAGTTTACAACTCCGCCCCGGATTTCTTCAACATCGTCGAATTCATCTGCAAGAGCTACGATTTGTCAGAGGACGAACTGAAATCCAAGAGCCGCAAGCGGCAGGTGGTCCTGGCCCGCAACACCGCCTTTTATCTGGCTCGCAAGCATACCGAGCTCTCCCTCAAGGACATCGGCGACAAGCTCGGACGCAGGCATTCCACCGTGCTCAAGGGCATCACCAAGGTGGAGCGCGAGATATCGCTTCAGACCCCTCTGGGCCGCCAGATCGAGCAGACCGCCGACCGCCTCACTCCGTAA
- a CDS encoding phosphatidate cytidylyltransferase → MDISLHQKRVATAVGLAAIPALALVFQGWVLFVVLALFCTFTLWEFYDMFSPLPGVGTVKSLGAVFTFLLLGAYAADAPQHMLMIFVAAFWAAAILFLVRFTRDATASFKPGMVLLAGLVYIPLNLHFFLSFSRHEILLVIGAAAISDTAAFYSGTLWGKKKIWPKVSPKKSWVGSLGGLTACMLATTGFGMAFGLGAPWQWLLLGAALNVAAQMGDFFESALKRSLHIKDSSSILPGHGGLLDRIDSLLLVVPTYGLIRTVHAFF, encoded by the coding sequence ATGGACATCTCACTGCATCAAAAAAGGGTCGCCACCGCCGTGGGCCTCGCCGCCATCCCGGCCCTGGCCCTCGTCTTCCAGGGATGGGTCCTGTTCGTGGTCCTGGCCCTGTTCTGCACGTTCACCCTCTGGGAATTCTACGACATGTTCAGCCCGCTGCCAGGAGTCGGGACCGTCAAATCCCTGGGCGCGGTCTTCACCTTCCTGCTCCTTGGCGCCTATGCCGCCGATGCGCCGCAGCACATGCTCATGATCTTTGTCGCCGCCTTCTGGGCCGCGGCCATCCTGTTCCTCGTCCGTTTCACCAGGGATGCCACGGCCTCCTTCAAGCCGGGCATGGTTCTCCTGGCCGGGCTGGTCTACATCCCGCTCAATCTCCATTTCTTCCTCTCCTTCTCCCGCCACGAGATCCTGCTGGTCATCGGGGCCGCCGCCATCTCCGACACCGCCGCCTTTTACAGCGGCACCCTGTGGGGGAAAAAGAAAATCTGGCCCAAGGTCAGCCCCAAGAAATCCTGGGTCGGGAGCCTGGGCGGCCTGACCGCCTGCATGCTCGCCACCACCGGTTTTGGCATGGCCTTTGGCCTCGGCGCCCCCTGGCAGTGGCTGCTGCTTGGCGCGGCCCTCAACGTGGCCGCCCAGATGGGCGACTTTTTCGAGTCCGCCCTCAAACGCTCGTTGCACATCAAGGACTCCAGCTCCATCCTGCCCGGCCACGGCGGGCTGCTCGACCGCATCGACAGCCTGCTCCTGGTGGTGCCGACCTACGGCCTGATCCGCACCGTGCACGCCTTTTTCTAG